One segment of Ignavibacteria bacterium DNA contains the following:
- a CDS encoding DUF2752 domain-containing protein, whose amino-acid sequence MKSILSAIPREAWLWTAGLVGLAVLAPSLENSVTLCVPTLLGFDGCWGCGLGRSIGQLAHGEVTESFASHPFGIPAVLVISARIVHLVRQSRTVS is encoded by the coding sequence ATGAAGTCGATTTTGAGCGCGATACCCCGTGAAGCATGGCTCTGGACCGCCGGTTTGGTTGGTCTGGCCGTGCTTGCGCCGAGCCTCGAGAACAGCGTAACCCTATGTGTTCCAACGCTGTTAGGGTTCGACGGCTGCTGGGGGTGCGGTCTTGGTAGGTCTATCGGCCAGCTCGCACATGGCGAGGTGACGGAATCTTTTGCTTCGCATCCTTTTGGCATCCCGGCCGTATTGGTCATTTCGGCACGTATCGTTCACTTGGTTCGGCAAAGCCGGACCGTATCCTGA
- a CDS encoding insulinase family protein — protein MTRRMVAILCLVLTAFAATAQTTFDLKDTVRFNPDVKKGTLSSGIPYYLMKNSRPANRLELMLVVNAGAVLEDDDQNGLAHFCEHMAFNGTQGFPKQELVNFLESMGVRFGADLNAYTNLDETVYMLTIPLDKPQNVIRGIQVIRDWAGFVTYDEEAINAERGVIMEELRLGRGAEERMQDKHRANMYWGSKYAQRNVIGDTNILLRAPGDNLRRFYRTWYRPENFAIVAVGDIDPSTLEQYLNKYFSSPASSGERKSSRPQITLPPHKETLISVASDPELQGARAELFIKRPADTVHTYADYKRNITRQMMMEMLNNRLAELSRKNPPPFASAGTGGYRMAREAMATYGIVTAADKNVLKSLNAMLTELERAKRHGFTATELARAKESTLANMEKYYNERDKSESQQFARELTRHVLQVESVPGIVHEWEIFQGLVPTITIEDVNRLAGGLISQENRVIAISVPEGNGFVKPTEQQVRDLLAAVEAKQIDAYVDAAPTKPLMEKAPEAGKITELRTLSDIGATELTLSNGARVVYKKTDFKNDEILFSAQSWGGQSLGLEEDHITNMVAATVVDAGGVGQFGTNELMKMLSGKNVGIGPSIGMYQETINGSSTPKDLRTFFELLYLGFTAPRKDVEAFESWKAKMKAELANKEKSPEGVFIDTVMSVSTGNHPRARTMSESSVDQINLEKAFEFYKKRFQYGSDFTYYFVGNFDEEALKKYVETYIASLPSAPPDPKSKAANGTNTIDPNLRPVAMQTQVFGQSGEGVPVVVNAPVPSSVPTGVPMKETWKDVGIRTKKGQYRKTVYKGVEQKSTVLLSASGPMKYTPESRYDLVALCEVMEITLREQMREEKGGVYFVSVQPNFDKIPQEEFSISVYFGCAPERVDELVSTVKNEMVALRTKTVPDSLIAKVKEMQTKERETGIKTNRFWMQVLSRFDHDGEPYSNVFLREKFIKELSAEQVKKTAEKYLDGKNFAEFILKPEASASTDPKPASSSQQAPAPKKKSKKK, from the coding sequence ATGACCAGACGCATGGTCGCCATTCTGTGTCTTGTCCTCACTGCATTTGCAGCAACGGCACAGACAACATTCGATCTCAAGGACACGGTCCGTTTCAATCCCGATGTGAAGAAGGGTACGCTTTCGAGCGGTATTCCGTATTACCTGATGAAGAACAGTCGACCGGCAAATCGTCTTGAATTGATGCTGGTTGTGAATGCCGGTGCTGTATTAGAGGACGACGATCAGAATGGACTTGCACACTTCTGTGAGCACATGGCCTTCAATGGTACGCAGGGCTTCCCGAAGCAAGAACTCGTAAACTTCCTTGAGTCCATGGGCGTGCGTTTCGGAGCCGATCTTAACGCCTACACCAATCTCGACGAGACGGTATACATGCTTACGATCCCTCTTGATAAACCTCAGAACGTGATCCGAGGCATTCAAGTGATCCGGGACTGGGCCGGCTTTGTGACGTATGATGAGGAAGCTATCAACGCTGAACGCGGTGTGATCATGGAGGAGCTTCGCTTGGGAAGAGGCGCTGAAGAACGGATGCAGGACAAACACCGCGCCAATATGTACTGGGGTTCCAAGTATGCCCAGCGTAATGTGATCGGTGATACGAACATCTTGCTTCGCGCGCCGGGCGACAATCTCCGTCGATTCTATCGTACTTGGTACCGTCCGGAGAACTTTGCCATCGTTGCCGTTGGAGATATTGATCCGTCAACACTTGAGCAATATCTCAACAAGTACTTCAGCTCACCGGCCTCATCCGGTGAACGCAAATCGAGTCGACCGCAGATCACCCTGCCCCCACACAAGGAGACACTGATATCGGTCGCTTCAGACCCTGAGCTTCAAGGCGCTCGGGCAGAGCTCTTTATCAAACGTCCGGCAGACACTGTTCACACGTATGCGGACTACAAGCGGAACATCACTCGCCAGATGATGATGGAGATGTTGAATAATCGTTTGGCTGAACTGTCGCGCAAGAACCCACCGCCATTCGCCAGCGCTGGTACCGGTGGGTACCGTATGGCCCGCGAGGCAATGGCTACGTATGGGATCGTGACGGCGGCTGACAAGAACGTGCTCAAAAGTCTGAACGCGATGTTGACAGAATTGGAACGCGCTAAGCGACACGGATTCACAGCTACTGAGCTTGCACGTGCCAAGGAATCAACCTTGGCCAATATGGAGAAGTATTATAACGAACGTGATAAATCTGAGTCGCAGCAATTCGCTCGAGAACTCACACGACATGTACTTCAAGTAGAGTCGGTTCCAGGAATCGTACATGAGTGGGAGATTTTCCAAGGACTTGTTCCAACGATCACGATCGAAGACGTCAATCGTCTGGCCGGTGGTTTGATCTCTCAGGAAAATCGAGTCATCGCGATCTCCGTGCCGGAAGGCAATGGATTTGTTAAGCCAACGGAACAGCAAGTTCGCGACCTGCTGGCTGCAGTTGAGGCAAAGCAGATCGATGCCTACGTTGATGCGGCTCCTACAAAGCCCCTTATGGAAAAGGCTCCTGAGGCCGGTAAGATCACGGAACTCCGCACGTTGTCTGATATTGGCGCAACGGAGCTTACGCTCTCCAATGGGGCCCGTGTTGTATACAAAAAGACCGACTTTAAGAACGACGAGATCCTGTTCTCGGCTCAGAGCTGGGGTGGCCAATCGCTGGGCCTTGAAGAAGACCACATCACCAATATGGTTGCAGCCACGGTGGTTGATGCCGGCGGTGTAGGTCAGTTCGGTACCAATGAATTGATGAAGATGCTCAGCGGTAAGAATGTTGGCATCGGGCCAAGCATTGGCATGTATCAAGAGACGATCAACGGATCGTCCACACCAAAGGATCTTCGGACGTTTTTTGAGCTCCTCTATCTTGGCTTTACGGCCCCACGCAAGGATGTCGAAGCGTTTGAATCGTGGAAGGCAAAGATGAAGGCTGAGTTGGCCAACAAGGAGAAGAGTCCGGAAGGAGTATTCATCGATACCGTTATGTCTGTGTCCACGGGTAATCATCCTCGTGCTCGCACCATGTCGGAGTCGAGCGTGGATCAGATCAATCTCGAAAAGGCGTTCGAATTCTATAAGAAGCGATTCCAGTACGGATCGGACTTCACGTATTACTTCGTGGGCAATTTTGATGAAGAGGCATTGAAAAAGTACGTTGAGACCTACATCGCATCTCTTCCTTCCGCACCGCCTGATCCAAAATCCAAGGCTGCAAATGGTACAAATACCATTGACCCCAATCTCCGTCCTGTAGCAATGCAAACGCAGGTGTTTGGCCAGTCGGGCGAAGGGGTGCCGGTGGTGGTCAATGCTCCGGTGCCATCGAGCGTGCCAACGGGCGTGCCAATGAAGGAGACATGGAAGGACGTTGGCATCCGCACGAAGAAGGGTCAATACCGCAAGACCGTGTACAAGGGTGTTGAACAGAAGAGCACGGTGTTGCTGTCCGCTTCGGGACCGATGAAGTACACTCCGGAAAGTCGATATGATCTGGTTGCGCTCTGTGAGGTGATGGAGATCACCCTTCGCGAGCAGATGCGCGAAGAAAAGGGTGGCGTCTACTTCGTATCGGTGCAGCCGAACTTTGACAAGATCCCACAAGAAGAGTTTTCTATCAGCGTATACTTTGGCTGCGCTCCTGAGCGTGTGGATGAACTGGTCTCCACGGTGAAGAATGAAATGGTAGCACTTCGTACCAAGACAGTGCCGGACTCGCTCATCGCAAAGGTCAAGGAAATGCAGACCAAGGAACGTGAAACAGGCATTAAGACCAACCGGTTCTGGATGCAGGTGCTGAGTCGGTTCGACCACGACGGAGAACCGTACTCCAACGTCTTCCTCCGTGAGAAATTCATCAAGGAACTCAGCGCCGAACAGGTCAAAAAGACCGCCGAGAAGTATCTAGATGGCAAGAACTTTGCGGAGTTCATTCTCAAGCCGGAGGCATCTGCATCAACAGATCCGAAACCTGCGTCGTCATCGCAGCAAGCGCCGGCACCAAAGAAGAAGTCTAAGAAGAAGTAA
- a CDS encoding alkaline phosphatase family protein: MTFFRSYLFFIAAAVLCCTDASAQKPPRLVVVVSFDQYRGDYPTSFSRFVGSRGFARMQKDGATFSQCYYEHASNLTGPGHASLLTGCYPSHTGIVGNDFCDIRTDECVYCVADADGAVSATQLEMPTVGDKLRERDPRSKVVGVSLKDRAAILMCGKGASTCVWFDDASGTWTTSQAFPRPTWLTSLNKEVSCTTYSKRQWTMQIPASLDPAYDSVRAEGAFAGGDNAFPHDVLPATSKDFVASVMLSPFSMDMVFDAASMALKKEHLGKDGSPDLLCIGVSTTDYVGHVFGPDSREVQELYVRADKRIERFIDELDQRVGRANYVLIITSDHGVAPIPEVIRDLPQQQGARIDAGRVMRKEIRAIVDSVLTLRFGPPRTSSYVRAIHAPSLYLNDTAVSALNRAEVLATSVGALRKHPGLGIVTTRDTLALGDCPDGTDEATCRYLRNSFHAARTGDIVLYPKRYWVFGTNTATHGTPHDYDRYVPMMLFGGRIKPQRSKEMVAPVDIAPTIAAWFGLSIGPVDGSPLPLK, translated from the coding sequence ATGACCTTCTTTCGTTCATACCTGTTCTTCATCGCTGCAGCCGTCCTTTGCTGCACTGATGCCTCTGCACAGAAACCACCACGGCTCGTTGTGGTTGTGTCTTTTGATCAATATCGGGGCGACTATCCAACATCCTTTTCTCGCTTCGTTGGATCAAGGGGCTTTGCACGAATGCAAAAAGACGGTGCCACGTTCTCCCAGTGTTACTATGAGCATGCCAGTAACCTAACGGGACCCGGTCACGCATCTCTTTTGACGGGATGTTATCCCTCTCACACGGGCATCGTTGGGAATGACTTCTGTGATATCCGTACCGATGAATGTGTCTACTGCGTAGCAGATGCAGATGGCGCCGTCAGCGCAACACAGTTGGAGATGCCAACTGTTGGTGACAAACTGCGCGAGCGTGATCCTCGCTCTAAGGTTGTAGGAGTTTCCCTCAAGGACCGCGCAGCCATCCTCATGTGTGGGAAGGGGGCGAGTACATGCGTGTGGTTCGATGATGCGTCGGGCACGTGGACAACAAGCCAGGCCTTCCCTCGACCAACGTGGTTGACGTCACTGAATAAGGAAGTGAGCTGCACAACATATTCCAAACGACAGTGGACCATGCAGATCCCGGCATCACTTGATCCTGCCTATGACAGTGTTCGGGCCGAAGGCGCGTTTGCCGGAGGTGATAACGCATTTCCGCACGACGTGCTGCCGGCAACGTCCAAGGACTTTGTTGCGAGCGTTATGCTAAGCCCCTTTAGCATGGATATGGTTTTTGATGCAGCCTCCATGGCGTTAAAGAAGGAGCATCTTGGTAAGGATGGAAGCCCGGATCTGTTGTGTATTGGTGTCTCTACAACGGACTATGTTGGTCATGTATTCGGACCTGACAGCAGAGAAGTTCAAGAACTCTATGTGCGGGCCGACAAACGGATCGAAAGGTTCATTGATGAACTGGACCAACGCGTAGGAAGAGCCAACTACGTCCTGATCATCACCTCTGACCATGGAGTAGCGCCCATTCCGGAAGTCATCCGTGATCTTCCTCAGCAGCAGGGGGCGCGTATCGATGCCGGACGGGTGATGAGAAAGGAGATCCGTGCGATTGTGGATTCTGTCCTGACGTTGCGGTTCGGACCACCGAGAACATCCTCCTATGTGAGGGCGATACATGCCCCCTCCCTGTATCTCAACGATACGGCGGTGTCCGCTCTGAACCGAGCCGAGGTGCTTGCCACTAGTGTTGGTGCGCTGCGAAAACATCCCGGACTAGGCATCGTAACAACGCGAGACACCCTTGCGCTGGGAGACTGTCCCGACGGAACGGATGAAGCCACGTGCAGATATCTCCGCAACAGCTTCCATGCGGCACGAACTGGAGATATTGTGCTCTACCCGAAGCGGTATTGGGTGTTTGGCACCAACACGGCAACACACGGTACACCGCATGACTATGATCGGTACGTGCCGATGATGTTATTTGGCGGGCGCATCAAACCGCAGCGATCCAAGGAGATGGTTGCACCGGTAGACATTGCGCCTACCATAGCAGCATGGTTCGGACTATCGATTGGGCCGGTTGACGGGAGCCCCCTACCACTCAAATAA
- the rpmA gene encoding 50S ribosomal protein L27, which yields MAHKKGGGSTKNGRDSNAQRLGVKKFGGQTVLAGNIIIRQNGTNVHPGKNVGLGKDYTIFSLVDGVVKFERKDKVRLKVSVYPEAN from the coding sequence ATGGCACACAAAAAAGGTGGCGGTTCTACCAAGAACGGCCGTGATTCAAATGCGCAACGCCTCGGCGTGAAGAAGTTCGGCGGTCAGACAGTGTTGGCCGGCAACATCATCATCCGCCAGAACGGCACAAATGTTCATCCGGGCAAGAATGTTGGCCTCGGCAAGGATTACACGATCTTCTCCCTCGTGGATGGCGTTGTGAAGTTCGAGCGCAAGGACAAGGTTCGCCTCAAGGTTTCTGTTTACCCAGAAGCCAACTAA
- the rplU gene encoding 50S ribosomal protein L21, translated as MYAVVEISGQQYAVAPKQTVKVPLMDKNVGDTVEFTNILLASDNGNVSVGAPFIKGSVKATVVEHGKGEKVLVFHKKRRKGYQKLNGHRQLFTSITITDIKI; from the coding sequence ATGTACGCAGTAGTAGAGATCTCAGGTCAACAATACGCCGTGGCTCCTAAGCAAACCGTAAAGGTGCCGCTTATGGACAAGAACGTTGGCGACACCGTTGAATTTACCAACATCCTCCTCGCGAGCGATAACGGCAATGTTTCCGTAGGCGCACCCTTCATCAAGGGTTCTGTCAAGGCAACTGTAGTAGAACATGGCAAGGGCGAAAAGGTCCTCGTGTTCCACAAGAAGCGCCGCAAGGGATACCAAAAGCTCAATGGACACCGTCAGTTGTTCACGAGCATTACCATCACAGACATCAAAATCTAA
- a CDS encoding histidine phosphatase family protein: MKTLYVVRHAKSAWDDLRLTDKERTLNERGRHDAPMMAKYVAKHHPHPHVLISSTATRAWSTAEEFIDAFDLSKNHVIRTDAIYEAPLTSLLGVVTTIDDEFDKAMLVGHNPGVTELIRYLSGDSFTHMPTCGVVLLTFSHATSWQEIGKGTGSIKAFLYPKMLV; this comes from the coding sequence ATGAAGACTCTCTATGTAGTGCGTCACGCAAAGTCGGCATGGGATGATCTGCGCCTCACTGACAAAGAGCGAACTCTGAATGAACGTGGCCGGCATGATGCACCGATGATGGCGAAGTACGTTGCTAAGCATCACCCACATCCGCACGTTCTGATCTCCAGTACTGCCACGCGGGCATGGTCAACGGCTGAGGAGTTCATTGACGCGTTCGATCTGTCGAAGAACCACGTGATACGTACTGATGCGATCTACGAAGCACCTCTTACATCGCTTCTTGGTGTTGTTACTACGATCGATGACGAGTTTGATAAAGCAATGCTCGTTGGACACAATCCAGGCGTTACAGAACTCATCCGATATCTATCCGGCGACAGCTTCACACACATGCCCACCTGCGGCGTTGTGCTGCTGACATTTTCGCACGCAACATCGTGGCAGGAAATAGGAAAGGGTACAGGATCGATCAAAGCGTTCCTGTACCCTAAGATGCTTGTGTAA
- a CDS encoding TM2 domain-containing protein, whose amino-acid sequence MANVLQYIPDADGEEIAYLNMIVSPMTEAQAQQFAMMYRSRRKEPQMILILAIVGFIGIAGIHRFVIGNIGLGVLYVLTGGLCWIGTIIDIVNYRKLASDYNQGQAYEVANIMRSMGQL is encoded by the coding sequence ATGGCAAATGTTCTACAATACATCCCCGACGCCGATGGCGAAGAGATCGCGTATCTGAACATGATCGTGTCTCCGATGACCGAAGCGCAGGCACAACAATTTGCCATGATGTATCGGTCCCGACGCAAGGAACCACAAATGATCTTGATCCTCGCGATCGTTGGATTCATCGGCATCGCCGGAATTCATCGGTTTGTGATCGGAAACATCGGTCTTGGCGTATTGTACGTCCTCACCGGCGGTCTGTGTTGGATCGGTACGATCATTGACATCGTTAACTATCGCAAGCTCGCATCCGACTACAATCAGGGTCAAGCCTACGAGGTAGCGAATATCATGAGATCGATGGGACAATTGTAA
- the pyk gene encoding pyruvate kinase — translation MASTRVMMHQKAKILCTMGPAVASKEKVVALVKAGANAFRLNMSHGAYSSHESYVKAIRAAEEELGVLLPIIADLQGPKIRVADFSDRESMSLVSGRDIRLADVGVMRALKLGPKDNVIPVQYPTIAQDVKKGDVLLFDDGLLKIQVRETDGSVIRAIVVHGGTLLPRKGINLPQTAVSQPAMTTKDRADVRFAIEQECDYIALSFVRSASDIENVRKYITKYGGTQWVIAKIEKPEALTNIEAIVDASDAVMVARGDLGVEIAAAAVPIVQKKLIHLCNSKAKPVITATQMLESMIRNPRPTRAEASDVANAVLDGTDAVMLSAETSVGAYPIEAVHYMRMICQEAEAELLDDGKLHTGYEPEGDGKRTNTESVAMAVSHIAEERRVSAIVSLSYSGETARLISNRRPRAAIFAITSMRAVARRMGLLWGVTGMVLDAISTTDDTIEHIKSLLVKEKHLASGSTVVFTIGRPLVGRARTNMLSIETLEK, via the coding sequence ATGGCATCCACTCGAGTCATGATGCATCAAAAGGCGAAGATCCTCTGTACGATGGGTCCGGCCGTTGCGTCCAAAGAAAAAGTAGTCGCCCTTGTGAAGGCTGGCGCCAATGCCTTCCGACTTAACATGTCTCACGGGGCATACAGCAGTCACGAGTCATACGTAAAGGCGATCCGCGCGGCCGAAGAAGAGCTCGGGGTTCTCTTGCCGATCATCGCAGACTTGCAGGGTCCGAAAATCCGTGTTGCTGACTTCTCGGATCGGGAGTCGATGTCACTCGTGTCAGGCCGAGACATACGCCTTGCAGACGTAGGGGTCATGCGGGCTCTCAAGCTTGGTCCAAAGGACAACGTGATCCCAGTTCAGTACCCTACCATCGCCCAAGATGTGAAGAAGGGAGACGTACTGCTCTTTGATGACGGGTTGCTCAAGATCCAAGTGAGGGAGACAGACGGAAGCGTGATCCGCGCCATCGTTGTCCATGGTGGCACCTTACTTCCTCGGAAGGGGATCAACCTTCCGCAGACGGCAGTATCTCAGCCGGCCATGACCACAAAGGACCGCGCCGATGTGCGATTTGCCATAGAACAGGAGTGCGATTATATCGCCCTGTCCTTTGTACGATCAGCATCGGACATTGAGAATGTTCGCAAGTACATCACGAAATATGGCGGCACACAATGGGTGATCGCGAAGATCGAAAAACCGGAAGCACTCACGAATATCGAAGCGATCGTTGATGCTTCTGATGCCGTGATGGTTGCTCGCGGTGATCTTGGCGTGGAGATCGCTGCCGCAGCTGTTCCAATTGTTCAGAAGAAACTCATCCACCTCTGCAATTCAAAGGCAAAGCCAGTCATCACGGCAACACAGATGCTGGAGTCTATGATCCGCAATCCGCGCCCAACACGTGCCGAGGCAAGCGATGTAGCCAATGCTGTTCTCGACGGTACAGATGCCGTGATGTTGAGCGCTGAGACCAGCGTGGGTGCCTACCCGATCGAAGCGGTACACTACATGCGTATGATCTGTCAGGAGGCTGAGGCAGAGCTTCTGGATGACGGCAAACTCCATACTGGGTACGAACCCGAGGGTGACGGCAAACGAACGAACACTGAGTCCGTTGCCATGGCCGTTTCACACATCGCCGAGGAGCGCCGCGTGTCTGCTATCGTCAGTCTGAGCTATAGTGGCGAAACTGCGCGGCTGATCTCCAACAGACGTCCGCGAGCCGCGATCTTTGCGATCACCTCAATGCGCGCCGTTGCTCGGCGCATGGGCTTGTTGTGGGGCGTAACGGGTATGGTCCTTGATGCGATCAGCACAACTGACGACACCATCGAGCACATCAAATCCCTGCTTGTAAAAGAAAAGCACCTGGCTTCTGGGTCTACGGTAGTGTTTACGATCGGACGTCCACTCGTTGGGCGGGCACGCACGAACATGCTTTCCATCGAGACACTCGAGAAGTAA
- a CDS encoding malate dehydrogenase: MKTPVRVAVTGAAGQIGYSLLFRIASGEMLGKDQPVILQLLELTPALQALRGVAMELEDCAFPLLHGIVQSDDPMVAFKDANYALLVGARPRSKGMERKDLLEANAQIFTVQGKALNAVADRNVKVVIVGNPANTNALITRMSAPDLNPKNITALMRLDHNRALAQIAAKTGLHTSDLKKMIVWGNHSVTQYPDISVLEANGTLVWPTINDNAWLVDTFIPTVAKRGAAIIEARGFSSAASAANAAIEHMRDWALGTPAGNWTTMGIPADGSYGINDDVTFGYPVTCANGEYQIVQGLEITDFSRERLNATVAELVEEREGVKHLW; the protein is encoded by the coding sequence ATGAAAACACCAGTTCGCGTTGCCGTCACCGGCGCAGCAGGCCAGATCGGCTACAGCCTTCTTTTCCGCATCGCCAGCGGCGAAATGCTTGGAAAGGACCAACCGGTCATCCTTCAACTTCTTGAGCTCACGCCGGCCCTTCAGGCACTGCGTGGTGTTGCGATGGAACTTGAAGATTGCGCATTCCCCCTCCTGCACGGCATTGTGCAGTCAGACGATCCAATGGTCGCCTTCAAGGATGCCAATTACGCTCTCCTTGTTGGCGCTCGTCCGCGCTCAAAAGGAATGGAACGCAAGGATCTTCTTGAAGCGAATGCTCAGATCTTCACTGTCCAAGGCAAGGCCCTCAACGCCGTTGCCGATCGCAACGTGAAGGTTGTCATCGTGGGCAATCCTGCCAACACCAACGCACTCATCACTCGCATGAGCGCGCCGGATCTCAACCCAAAGAATATCACGGCTCTGATGCGCCTCGATCATAATCGCGCCCTTGCGCAGATCGCAGCGAAGACCGGACTTCACACGTCGGATCTGAAGAAGATGATCGTGTGGGGCAATCACTCTGTGACGCAATACCCAGACATCTCGGTTCTTGAAGCCAACGGAACGCTTGTGTGGCCAACGATCAACGACAACGCGTGGTTGGTAGACACGTTCATTCCTACAGTTGCCAAGCGTGGCGCAGCCATCATTGAAGCTCGCGGATTTTCATCTGCTGCATCGGCTGCAAATGCAGCTATCGAGCACATGCGCGATTGGGCACTTGGTACACCTGCAGGTAACTGGACAACAATGGGTATCCCGGCCGATGGCTCGTATGGCATCAACGACGATGTTACGTTTGGATATCCAGTGACGTGTGCGAACGGCGAATACCAGATCGTTCAAGGTCTGGAGATCACCGACTTCTCACGCGAGCGCCTCAATGCAACTGTAGCTGAGCTCGTTGAAGAGCGCGAAGGTGTAAAGCATCTTTGGTAA
- a CDS encoding acyl-CoA dehydrogenase family protein produces the protein MSFDLTEDQEALRAHIRAFVEEEIKPIALQYDESQEFPHEVFRKLGDLGYLGIVMPPELGGAGMGYMEYAIVVEEVARGCPSIALGVAAHNGLCSGHINRFGSDELRAKYIPRLAKGETMGAWGLTEPSAGSDAGGTRTVAVRDGDHWVLNGAKNFITHGNVGDICVVMAVTDQSAGKRGISAFAIDKSMAGFYGSKKENKLGMRCSDTAGLTFDNVRVPASHLIGNEGEGFIQALQILDGGRISIAALSVGLAQGAFEAALKYSVDRVQFGKRLADMQAIQFKLAKMSMEIEASRILTYKSAWMRDQGMNFTIAASEAKLFSSEVAVRTAEEAIQIHGGYGYVKEYPVEKYWRDSKLLTIGEGTSEVQKMVIARNLLAEIQ, from the coding sequence ATCTCGTTCGATCTCACTGAGGATCAAGAGGCATTGCGTGCTCACATCCGCGCCTTTGTTGAAGAGGAGATCAAACCCATTGCCCTGCAATACGATGAGTCGCAGGAGTTTCCGCATGAGGTCTTCCGCAAGCTTGGCGATCTTGGCTACCTTGGCATTGTGATGCCGCCGGAGCTTGGTGGAGCGGGCATGGGATACATGGAATATGCCATCGTTGTGGAAGAGGTCGCCCGCGGATGTCCTTCCATTGCGCTTGGTGTTGCCGCTCACAACGGGCTGTGCTCCGGACACATTAATCGATTCGGCTCCGATGAATTGCGCGCTAAATACATCCCCCGCCTGGCGAAGGGTGAAACGATGGGTGCATGGGGCTTAACTGAGCCAAGTGCAGGATCTGATGCTGGCGGCACACGTACCGTGGCCGTCCGCGACGGAGACCATTGGGTACTCAATGGTGCGAAGAACTTCATCACACACGGAAACGTGGGTGATATTTGCGTTGTGATGGCCGTTACCGATCAGTCTGCCGGGAAACGCGGCATCTCCGCCTTTGCCATTGATAAGTCCATGGCCGGCTTCTACGGTTCCAAGAAGGAGAACAAGCTGGGAATGCGCTGCTCGGACACTGCGGGACTCACGTTCGACAATGTACGCGTACCGGCATCTCACCTCATCGGCAACGAAGGAGAAGGGTTCATCCAAGCGCTGCAGATCCTTGACGGTGGACGGATCTCCATTGCCGCCCTCAGTGTTGGTCTCGCTCAAGGGGCGTTTGAAGCTGCACTGAAGTACAGCGTTGACCGCGTTCAGTTCGGAAAGCGCCTTGCAGACATGCAGGCCATTCAGTTCAAGCTTGCCAAGATGTCGATGGAGATCGAAGCCTCGCGGATCCTTACGTACAAGTCTGCATGGATGCGCGACCAAGGAATGAACTTCACGATCGCCGCTTCGGAAGCAAAACTGTTCTCGTCTGAAGTAGCCGTTCGCACAGCGGAAGAGGCCATCCAGATCCACGGGGGCTATGGCTATGTGAAGGAGTATCCGGTTGAGAAGTACTGGCGCGACTCGAAACTCCTTACCATCGGCGAAGGCACAAGCGAGGTCCAGAAGATGGTGATCGCTCGTAATCTTCTTGCCGAGATCCAGTGA